A section of the bacterium genome encodes:
- the dnaJ gene encoding molecular chaperone DnaJ, giving the protein MDKKDYYESLGIPKESSLEEIKKAYRSKVLQFHPDRNPGNKEAEEKFKEVTEAYEVLSDPEKRKTYDQYGHAGFGPQGFNWTEDFSRVRTDFADIFGDIFSDFFSSEGFGGRTTGTYGSQRVARGADLEYRLSIYLKDVALGAEKQVHISRFDGCTVCDNTGSKSKKKKEVCSNCRGSGQVIHNQGFFSISQTCPQCRGEGQTISDPCQNCRGTGRVRTNMHKISVKIPAGIETGTSLRLKGEGDIAPHGGPRGDLYIRIFVEKDNLFERRNADLVIEAPITSAQATLGAEIDIPTLSGKVNLRVPAGTQHNDMLRLKNLGLPKMSSSGKGHLFVRVKVIIPTRLSRQVKALYQQIRETENPDDYSEIKKFKKNL; this is encoded by the coding sequence ATGGATAAAAAAGATTATTACGAATCTCTTGGAATACCTAAAGAATCTTCTCTTGAGGAAATAAAAAAAGCTTATAGAAGCAAAGTTTTACAATTTCATCCTGATAGAAACCCAGGAAACAAAGAGGCAGAAGAAAAATTCAAAGAGGTTACCGAAGCTTATGAGGTTTTAAGTGACCCAGAAAAACGAAAAACCTATGACCAATATGGACACGCTGGTTTTGGTCCTCAAGGGTTTAACTGGACAGAAGATTTCTCACGAGTAAGAACAGATTTTGCAGATATTTTTGGAGATATTTTTTCTGATTTTTTCTCATCAGAAGGTTTTGGAGGTAGAACCACTGGCACGTACGGTAGCCAGAGAGTTGCCAGAGGGGCAGACCTTGAATATAGATTGTCTATATATTTAAAAGATGTCGCTTTAGGAGCAGAAAAACAGGTTCATATCTCAAGATTTGATGGTTGTACCGTATGTGACAATACAGGTAGTAAAAGCAAAAAAAAGAAAGAAGTCTGTTCTAATTGTCGTGGTAGTGGGCAAGTAATCCATAATCAAGGATTTTTCTCAATATCTCAAACCTGTCCACAGTGTAGGGGAGAAGGTCAAACTATTTCTGACCCTTGCCAAAATTGTAGAGGAACAGGCAGAGTAAGAACTAATATGCACAAGATATCAGTTAAAATCCCCGCCGGCATAGAAACCGGTACAAGTTTAAGGCTTAAAGGGGAAGGAGATATTGCTCCTCATGGAGGTCCAAGAGGAGACTTGTATATTAGGATTTTTGTTGAGAAAGATAATCTATTTGAAAGAAGAAATGCTGATTTAGTAATTGAAGCGCCCATAACATCTGCACAAGCAACCCTTGGCGCAGAAATAGATATTCCAACCCTTTCTGGTAAAGTAAATTTACGTGTTCCTGCTGGAACTCAACATAATGATATGTTAAGGTTAAAAAATCTTGGGCTTCCTAAAATGTCTAGCAGCGGCAAAGGACATCTTTTTGTTAGAGTTAAAGTAATTATTCCAACCCGTCTATCAAGACAAGTAAAAGCACTTTACCAACAAATAAGAGAAACTGAAAATCCTGACGATTATTCAGAAATTAAGAAGTTTAAGAAAAATCTTTAA
- the alr gene encoding alanine racemase — protein MDYIGRDSLLEINLSGLRHNAQEVKKILKGHRVIAVVKGNAYGHGMERVSKVLEEEGIDFFGVALLEEALELRSFGTEKPILIQGAIDPNRVKEAMTNNLTLLLSDIETAKQLSLASQKLKQKAVVHIKVDTGMGRFGLLPENVLSFVKEVAQLGGIYMEGIYSHLATSKSTNEEYARMQISTFSKVVEELKNNGYKFPLRHISNSSASIDFPEASFDIVRMGSAFLGAKVIKGLDLKSLMTLKSRVSFIKRVPPGSCISYDMTYKTKKETSIAVINMGYSDGLSRRFTKKGEVLIKGKRFPFAGVIGMNNAMIDVGDENIQIGEEVVILGRQGNEHISLQEIADKTGLALLEFPASLSPTRIPKVYIDDIK, from the coding sequence ATGGATTATATAGGAAGAGATTCTCTGTTAGAAATAAACCTTAGCGGTTTAAGACATAATGCTCAAGAAGTTAAAAAAATATTAAAAGGGCATAGAGTTATTGCTGTCGTAAAAGGTAACGCCTATGGTCACGGAATGGAAAGAGTAAGCAAGGTCTTGGAAGAAGAAGGTATAGATTTTTTTGGAGTGGCTTTACTTGAGGAAGCGCTCGAACTGAGAAGTTTTGGAACAGAGAAACCTATACTAATCCAAGGCGCTATAGACCCAAACAGGGTAAAAGAAGCTATGACCAACAATCTTACCCTTTTATTGTCTGATATAGAGACAGCAAAACAGCTTTCTTTGGCATCTCAAAAATTGAAACAAAAAGCGGTTGTACATATAAAGGTTGATACAGGCATGGGGAGGTTCGGTCTTCTTCCAGAGAATGTTTTATCTTTTGTAAAAGAAGTTGCTCAACTGGGCGGCATCTATATGGAAGGTATTTATTCTCACCTGGCTACCAGCAAATCTACTAACGAAGAGTATGCACGTATGCAGATATCAACTTTTTCTAAAGTTGTTGAAGAGTTAAAGAATAACGGATATAAATTCCCATTAAGACATATATCTAACAGTTCAGCTTCAATAGATTTTCCTGAGGCATCGTTTGATATTGTTCGTATGGGTTCTGCTTTTTTGGGCGCAAAGGTTATCAAGGGTTTAGATTTGAAAAGTTTAATGACCTTAAAAAGCAGAGTTTCTTTTATAAAAAGAGTTCCTCCCGGTTCTTGCATAAGTTATGATATGACATACAAAACAAAGAAAGAGACAAGTATAGCAGTCATAAATATGGGTTATTCAGATGGTTTATCCAGAAGATTTACAAAAAAAGGGGAAGTTCTTATTAAAGGTAAACGATTCCCATTTGCAGGGGTTATAGGGATGAACAACGCAATGATAGATGTAGGTGATGAAAACATTCAAATAGGAGAAGAGGTAGTAATTCTGGGAAGACAAGGTAATGAACACATTTCTCTCCAAGAAATAGCCGATAAAACAGGGCTTGCTCTTTTGGAATTTCCAGCCAGTTTATCTCCAACAAGAATCCCTAAAGTGTATATTGATGATATTAAATAA